From the genome of Anopheles moucheti chromosome 3, idAnoMoucSN_F20_07, whole genome shotgun sequence, one region includes:
- the LOC128302929 gene encoding uncharacterized protein LOC128302929, whose amino-acid sequence MAVIRGLHRKSISWMFLLIVSTQRLAFLETSDRTFMPDSSGWGLCQEMDIPFLPGGIQQSQPCIPNAQWSTNPVETVARKHTQLPAHEQRTGSKLIECYFEGSSVQSFNRKQVDMQSAQGATLQQTSPNDSIAVRHRTPSNQSTVPVRNGPPGNDGRKFPGNNGEYFMEPATACIDASGWLQNGLRFTAGTSGWRMRSGHRVASALKLWNCGMVRCTGYQSVNDAHRAEGLYPSATEMIGNVTKRGGARGVAHPSEEARAPEENLKSFQNHFNSPIPLVDDSISEVERNAIPATDGQRYGAAFSSWESPEGYWFRYERIDKRKQSEKRPGINFLDNFDALAVWNMCPRPEIKLCTVNTLESRPDRIMEVVLSTNDSARTNGTDQPSMEEYVHYNCSEGGSNRGDRIVGGRNADWDDAPYLVSLRNLYHERRYGFGSGLFCGGSLISADRVLTAAHCFKTKASNMAVVAGVLNRFDRSERMQQRRVFRYLSHPGWNSRTMYADIGLLSLQTPFRISVPFSSGSLMPIELTAQRPNDGARCTIYGWGRTREGPKQFQPVCLQKADVTVLELERCNRSLHTVVHVPDGTLCAGSFDGGVDACQGDSGGPLVCGGALYGVVSFGWGCGRSHFPGVYTDVFVHRRWIEASADSDPRTWNGGTAPAYGRPGWRTVLGVIIMFSTVLLS is encoded by the exons ATGGCAGTGATACGGGGACTCCATCGAAAGTCCATCAGCTGGATGTTTTTATTGATTGTGTCAACTCAACGCCTTGCCTTTCTTGAGACAAGTGATAGAACATTCATGCCGGATAGTTCCGGATGGGGTTTATGCCAAGAAATGGACATCCCCTTCCTCCCGGGCGGCATCCAGCAAAGTCAGCCTTGCATTCCCAATGCCCAATGGAGCACAAACCCCGTAGAAACCGTTGCAAGAAAACATACCCAATTACCGGCACACGAACAAAGGACCGGTAGTAAATTGATAGAGTGCTACTTTGAAGGCTCTTCTGTGCAATCATTTAACCGCAAACAGGTCGACATGCAATCTGCTCAAGGCGCCACACTTCAACAAACTTCACCCAACGATTCCATCGCCGTACGCCACCGTACACCTTCGAATCAATCAACGGTGCCGGTAAGAAACGGACCGCCCGGTAATGATGGAAGAAAGTTTCCTGGAAATAATGGTGAGTACTTTATGGAACCGGCAACGGCATGTATCGATGCTTCGGGGTGGCTTCAAAATGGCCTCCGTTTCACTGCAGGAACGTCCGGCTGGAGGATGCGCTCCGGTCACCGAGTGGCGTCAGCGTTGAAGTTGTGGAATTGTGGCATGGTACGGTGTACCGGTTACCAGTCGGTAAACGATGCACACCGTGCCGAAGGGCTTTACCCGAGTGCAACCGAGATGATTGGCAATGTCACGAAGAGAGGTGGGGCGCGTGGTGTTGCGCACCCATCTGAAGAAGCCCGAGCACCGGAGGAAAACTTGAAAAGCTTTCAAAATCACTTCAACTCACCGATACCACTCGTCGACGATTCCATCTCGGAAGTGGAACGCAACGCCATCCCTGCAACAGATGGACAACGATATGGCGCAGCGTTCTCGTCGTGGGAATCGCCCGAAGGATATTGGTTTCGGTACGAAAGAATTGATAAACGGAAACAATCTGAAAAGCGGCCCGGTATCAACTTTTTGGACAACTTTGATGCGCTTGCTGTGTGGAACATGTGTCCCAGGCCCGAGATAAAGCTCTGCACAGTAAATACCCTCGAGAGTCGTCCGGATCGTATAATGGAGGTTGTATTGTCAACGAACGATAGTGCTCGTACCAACGGAACCGATCAGCCGTCGATGGAAG AGTATGTACACTACAATTGCAGCGAAGGTGGCTCGAACCGAGGGGATCGCATCGTAGGTGGAAGAAATGCCGACTGGGACGATGCTCCTTACCTCGTATCGCTAAGAAATCTCTACCACGAGCGGCGATACGGCTTTGGAAGTGGGTTGTTTTGTGGTGGGTCTCTGATTAGTGCCGACCGGGTGCTGACCGCAGCACACTGCTTCAAGACGAAAGCGTCCAACATGGCCGTAGTGGCGGGCGTACTGAATCGGTTCGATCGATCCGAACGGATGCAGCAACGGCGGGTATTCCGATACCTGTCCCATCCGGGCTGGAACTCAAGGACAATGTACGCGGACATTGGGCTCTTATCCTTGCAAACTCCGTTCCGCATCAGCGTTCCGTTCAGCTCCGGCAGCTTAATGCCGATCGAGCTGACGGCCCAAAGACCAAACGATGGGGCGCGCTGTACCATCTACGGCTGGGGCCGAACTCGCGAAGGTCCGAAACAGTTCCAGCCCGTCTGTCTGCAGAAGGCGGACGTAACGGTGCTGGAGCTGGAGCGCTGCAATCGTTCCCTGCACACGGTTGTGCACGTTCCGGATGGTACGCTCTGTGCCGGGAGCTTCGATGGTGGAGTCGACGCCTGTCAGGGCGATTCCGGTGGTCCGCTCGTCTGTGGCGGTGCACTTTATGGAGTCGTTAGTTTCGGTTGGGGCTGCGGGAGATCCCATTTTCCCGGCGTGTACACCGATGTGTTCGTGCACCGCCGGTGGATTGAGGCATCGGCGGACAGCGACCCACGGACGTGGAACGGTGGTACCGCACCGGCGTACGGTCGTCCGGGATGGCGTACTGTGCTGGgtgtaataataatgtttagcACCGTACTGCTGTCGTAA